A window from Hoeflea sp. IMCC20628 encodes these proteins:
- the fabF gene encoding beta-ketoacyl-ACP synthase II has protein sequence MRRVVITGTGVVSPLGCGTEITWSRLIGSQNGASRVTAFDVSDIAAQVACSVPTDPSVEGAFNPDDWMEPKEQRKIDKFILFGVAAAEMALNDADWHPKSREDQIATGVMIGSGIGGLEGIVEAGYTLRDKGPRRISPFFIPGRLINLVSGQVSIRHGLRGPNHAVVTACSTGAHAIGDAARLIALGDADVMVAGGAEAAICRIGLAGFAACKALSTSYNDAPEKASRPYDRDRDGFVMGEGAATVVLEELDHALARGANIIAEVVGYGMSGDAYHITAPAEDGDGAYRCMQMALKRAGLAAADVDYINAHGTSTMADTIELAAVERLVGDAAPQISMSSTKSAIGHLLGAAGAVEAVFSALAIRDNVAPPTLNLDNPEVETKIDLVPKVARKRQIDVALSNSFGFGGTNASLVLRRYQG, from the coding sequence ATGCGAAGAGTCGTCATCACCGGCACTGGTGTGGTTTCTCCGCTTGGCTGCGGCACGGAGATTACGTGGTCTCGCTTGATCGGCAGCCAGAATGGCGCGTCGCGGGTCACGGCTTTCGACGTCAGTGACATCGCGGCCCAGGTCGCCTGCTCCGTCCCCACCGATCCATCGGTGGAGGGGGCCTTCAATCCGGATGACTGGATGGAGCCCAAGGAACAGCGCAAGATCGACAAATTCATCCTGTTTGGCGTCGCCGCTGCCGAAATGGCACTCAACGACGCAGACTGGCACCCCAAAAGCCGCGAAGACCAGATCGCCACCGGCGTGATGATCGGTTCTGGCATTGGCGGCCTGGAGGGCATCGTCGAGGCGGGCTATACTCTGCGCGACAAGGGTCCTCGACGGATTTCCCCTTTCTTCATTCCCGGCCGTCTGATCAATCTTGTGTCCGGCCAGGTCTCTATCCGCCACGGCCTTCGCGGCCCCAACCATGCAGTTGTGACAGCCTGCTCGACCGGCGCGCACGCCATTGGCGATGCGGCAAGGCTGATTGCGCTTGGTGACGCTGACGTCATGGTCGCCGGTGGCGCAGAAGCTGCCATATGCCGAATCGGGCTGGCCGGCTTTGCCGCCTGCAAGGCGCTGTCGACCTCCTACAATGATGCTCCGGAAAAGGCCTCGCGGCCTTATGACCGCGATCGCGACGGCTTCGTCATGGGTGAGGGCGCTGCAACGGTGGTTCTCGAAGAACTCGACCATGCCCTGGCGCGCGGCGCCAACATCATTGCTGAAGTGGTTGGTTACGGGATGTCAGGCGATGCCTATCACATCACCGCGCCGGCTGAAGATGGCGATGGCGCCTACCGCTGCATGCAGATGGCGCTCAAACGCGCCGGCCTGGCAGCCGCTGATGTCGACTACATCAACGCTCACGGCACCTCGACCATGGCTGACACCATCGAACTTGCGGCAGTCGAGCGGCTGGTCGGTGATGCGGCACCTCAGATTTCGATGTCCTCGACCAAATCCGCCATTGGCCATTTGCTCGGCGCGGCCGGTGCAGTGGAAGCTGTCTTCTCGGCTCTGGCCATTCGCGACAATGTCGCCCCGCCGACGCTCAATCTCGACAATCCGGAAGTCGAGACCAAGATCGATCTGGTCCCTAAGGTGGCGCGCAAGCGCCAGATTGATGTGGCCCTGTCCAATTCTTTCGGCTTCGGCGGCACCAACGCATCGCTTGTTTTGAGACGATATCAGGGGTGA
- the mltG gene encoding endolytic transglycosylase MltG, protein MNDRNDQNKSIFGRAAGDKAVSGPIVPVSPSQALKPEKAPPPPRRSRRARNQVVIFLNFVLSLVIFIAIIGIGVFWYGKTEFEGPGPLDQTTDFMVRDGAALKQIAAGLESQGIVANQRIFSLGAQGILGDDTLKAGEYEIKAHASMRDIVELMQSGKSILHSFTVPEGQTVLQVFDRLRNAELLEGDLPEEMPAEGALLPETYKFSRGTTRAEIIEQMTRAQTRALEQVWERRAPDLPLETPEELVILASIVEKETAKADERPRVAGVFINRLNKGIRLQSDPTIIYGLFGGAGKPSDRPIYKSDIEKPTAYNTYVIDRLPPTPIANPGREAMEAVANPSRTKDLYFVADGTGGHAFAETLADHNSNVARWRRLESEQEKAIAAEKAAAAEAAAAKAAESEPKPEGN, encoded by the coding sequence GTGAATGACCGCAACGATCAGAACAAGAGCATTTTTGGCCGTGCTGCAGGTGACAAGGCCGTGTCCGGTCCCATCGTGCCGGTGTCGCCTTCCCAGGCGCTGAAGCCGGAAAAAGCACCGCCTCCGCCCAGGCGCTCGCGCCGGGCCCGCAATCAGGTCGTGATATTTCTCAATTTCGTGCTGTCGCTGGTGATCTTCATTGCCATCATAGGAATCGGTGTTTTCTGGTATGGCAAGACCGAATTCGAAGGACCCGGGCCGCTTGATCAGACCACTGATTTCATGGTGCGCGATGGCGCTGCTCTCAAGCAGATTGCCGCCGGGCTGGAGAGCCAGGGTATCGTTGCCAACCAGCGGATTTTCTCCCTGGGCGCCCAGGGCATTCTAGGCGATGACACGCTGAAAGCCGGTGAATATGAAATCAAGGCGCATGCTTCCATGCGCGATATTGTCGAGTTGATGCAGTCGGGCAAGTCCATCCTGCATTCCTTCACCGTGCCTGAAGGGCAGACCGTCCTGCAGGTGTTTGACCGGTTGAGAAATGCGGAATTGCTGGAGGGGGATCTGCCCGAAGAAATGCCGGCCGAGGGCGCACTGCTGCCCGAAACCTACAAGTTCTCGCGCGGCACCACGCGTGCGGAGATTATCGAGCAGATGACCAGGGCCCAGACACGGGCGCTTGAACAGGTCTGGGAGCGGCGTGCTCCGGACCTGCCTCTGGAAACACCGGAAGAACTGGTAATCCTTGCTTCCATTGTCGAGAAGGAAACCGCCAAGGCGGACGAACGCCCGCGCGTCGCCGGCGTTTTCATCAACCGTCTCAACAAGGGCATCCGCCTGCAGTCGGATCCAACCATCATTTATGGCTTGTTCGGGGGCGCCGGAAAACCGTCTGATCGTCCGATCTACAAATCCGACATCGAAAAGCCGACCGCCTATAACACCTACGTCATCGACCGTCTCCCGCCGACGCCGATCGCCAATCCGGGTCGCGAGGCGATGGAGGCAGTGGCCAATCCGTCGCGCACCAAGGATCTCTACTTCGTTGCGGACGGCACCGGGGGGCACGCCTTCGCAGAAACACTGGCCGATCACAATTCCAATGTTGCACGGTGGCGCAGGTTGGAATCCGAGCAGGAAAAAGCGATTGCAGCAGAAAAAGCGGCTGCCGCTGAAGCTGCCGCAGCAAAAGCTGCCGAAAGTGAACCGAAGCCGGAAGGCAATTGA